The following are from one region of the Tenacibaculum dicentrarchi genome:
- a CDS encoding acyl-CoA carboxylase subunit beta, translated as MDINFNKNEDYNKLLVADLRKRFVKVKLGGGQKRIDKQHEKGKLSARERIDYLLDDKKKSIEIGAFAGDKMYQEHGGCPSGGVVVKMGYVSGKQCIVVANDATVKAGAWFPITGKKNLRAQEISIENKLPIIYLVDSAGVYLPLQDEIFPDKEHFGRIFRNNAMMSSMGITQISAIMGSCVAGGAYLPIMSDEAIIVDKTASIFLAGSYLVKAAIGETIDNETLGGATTHCEISGVTDYKSKDDKDALDTIKNLMDKIGDSDKAGFNRKEAVPPKENEDDIFGILPKERNSQYDMLEIIKRLVDNSEFEQYKEGYGKTIITGYARMDGWAVGIVANQRKLVKNAKGEMQFGGVIYNDSADKATRFIANCNQKKIPLVFLQDVTGFMVGSKSEHGGIIKDGAKMVNAVSNSVVPKFTIIIGNSYGAGNYAMCGKAYDPRLIAAWPSAELAVMSGNSAAKVLLQIEKSSLKKQGEEITPEKEAELFEKIKSRYDNQISPYYAAARIWTDGVINPLDTRTWISMGIEAANNAPIEKKFNLGIIQV; from the coding sequence ATGGATATTAACTTCAATAAAAACGAAGATTACAATAAACTTTTAGTAGCTGATTTACGTAAACGTTTTGTCAAAGTTAAATTAGGCGGAGGACAAAAACGTATTGATAAACAACATGAAAAAGGAAAATTATCAGCTCGTGAACGTATCGATTATCTTTTAGATGATAAAAAAAAATCTATAGAAATTGGGGCTTTTGCAGGCGATAAAATGTATCAAGAACACGGCGGATGCCCGTCTGGTGGAGTTGTTGTAAAAATGGGATACGTTAGCGGAAAACAATGTATTGTTGTAGCTAATGATGCCACTGTAAAAGCTGGTGCTTGGTTTCCTATTACAGGAAAAAAGAATTTAAGAGCTCAAGAAATATCCATAGAAAATAAATTACCTATTATTTATTTGGTAGATTCTGCGGGAGTATATCTTCCTTTACAAGATGAAATTTTTCCTGATAAAGAACACTTCGGACGTATTTTTAGAAACAATGCGATGATGAGCAGTATGGGAATTACACAAATTTCTGCAATTATGGGAAGTTGTGTTGCAGGTGGTGCTTATTTGCCAATTATGAGTGATGAAGCTATTATTGTTGATAAAACAGCCAGTATTTTTTTAGCAGGAAGCTATTTAGTAAAAGCAGCTATTGGTGAAACTATTGATAATGAAACTTTAGGTGGCGCAACTACACATTGCGAAATATCAGGTGTTACCGATTATAAATCTAAAGATGATAAAGATGCTTTAGACACTATTAAAAATTTAATGGACAAAATTGGAGATTCTGACAAAGCTGGCTTCAATAGAAAAGAAGCAGTCCCTCCAAAAGAAAATGAAGATGATATTTTTGGAATTCTTCCAAAGGAAAGAAATTCACAATATGATATGTTAGAAATTATCAAACGTTTGGTTGATAATTCTGAATTTGAACAATACAAAGAAGGCTACGGAAAAACAATTATTACAGGCTACGCACGTATGGACGGTTGGGCTGTTGGTATTGTTGCTAATCAACGAAAATTAGTGAAAAATGCCAAAGGAGAAATGCAATTTGGAGGTGTAATTTATAATGATTCTGCTGATAAAGCAACTCGTTTTATTGCTAATTGTAACCAGAAAAAAATTCCTTTAGTTTTTTTACAAGATGTTACTGGTTTTATGGTTGGTTCAAAATCTGAACACGGTGGAATTATAAAAGACGGCGCAAAAATGGTAAATGCGGTAAGTAATTCTGTCGTTCCAAAATTTACTATTATTATTGGTAATTCATACGGTGCAGGAAATTACGCAATGTGCGGGAAAGCCTACGACCCTCGATTAATTGCTGCTTGGCCAAGTGCCGAACTTGCAGTTATGAGCGGAAATTCGGCAGCTAAAGTTTTATTACAGATAGAAAAATCATCCTTAAAAAAACAAGGTGAAGAAATTACACCTGAAAAAGAAGCTGAATTATTCGAAAAAATAAAATCACGTTACGATAATCAAATTTCACCTTATTATGCAGCTGCAAGAATTTGGACTGATGGAGTTATTAATCCGTTAGACACTAGAACTTGGATTTCAATGGGAATTGAAGCTGCAAATAATGCTCCTATTGAAAAGAAATTTAACTTAGGAATTATTCAAGTATAA
- the rpsC gene encoding 30S ribosomal protein S3, which yields MGQKTNPIGNRLGIIRGWESNWYGGNDYGDKLAEDDKIRKYINARLFKASVSRVIIERTLKLVTVTITTARPGIIIGKGGQEVDKLKEELKKITGKEVQINIFEIKRPELDAKLVAASVARQIENRISYKRATKMAITAAMRMNSEGIKIQISGRLNGAEMARSEHYKEGRIPLSTFRADIDYALVEAHTQYGRLGIKVWIMKGEVYGKRELSPLAGLSKQKGGANKGGGNGKRQQPRRRK from the coding sequence ATGGGACAAAAAACAAATCCAATAGGAAATCGTTTAGGAATTATCAGAGGATGGGAATCTAACTGGTATGGTGGAAATGACTACGGAGATAAATTAGCTGAAGATGATAAAATAAGAAAGTATATTAATGCTAGATTATTTAAAGCAAGTGTATCAAGGGTAATTATTGAGCGTACGCTTAAACTTGTAACCGTTACTATCACTACGGCACGTCCAGGTATCATTATTGGTAAAGGAGGTCAAGAGGTAGACAAGTTAAAAGAAGAGCTTAAGAAAATTACAGGGAAAGAAGTTCAAATTAATATTTTTGAAATTAAGCGTCCTGAATTAGATGCTAAATTAGTAGCAGCTAGTGTTGCTCGTCAAATTGAAAATAGAATTTCTTACAAGCGAGCTACAAAAATGGCTATTACAGCTGCTATGAGAATGAATTCAGAAGGGATTAAAATCCAAATTTCTGGACGTTTAAATGGAGCAGAAATGGCACGTTCTGAGCACTATAAAGAAGGAAGAATTCCTCTTTCTACTTTTAGAGCAGACATTGATTATGCACTTGTTGAGGCACATACACAGTACGGAAGATTAGGTATTAAGGTATGGATCATGAAAGGTGAGGTATATGGAAAGCGTGAGTTATCTCCATTAGCAGGACTATCTAAGCAAAAAGGTGGTGCTAATAAAGGTGGTGGTAATGGAAAACGTCAACAACCTCGCAGAAGAAAATAA
- the rpsN gene encoding 30S ribosomal protein S14 gives MAKESMKARERKRAKTVAKYAEKRKALKEAGDYEALQKLPKNASPIRMHNRCKLTGRPKGYMRQFGISRVTFREMANNGLIPGVKKASW, from the coding sequence ATGGCTAAAGAATCAATGAAAGCGCGTGAGCGTAAAAGAGCTAAAACGGTAGCAAAGTATGCTGAAAAGAGAAAAGCTTTAAAAGAAGCTGGAGACTACGAAGCATTACAAAAATTACCAAAAAATGCATCACCAATTAGAATGCACAATCGTTGTAAACTAACAGGTCGTCCAAAAGGATATATGCGTCAGTTCGGTATTTCACGTGTTACTTTCCGTGAAATGGCTAACAATGGATTAATTCCAGGTGTTAAAAAAGCAAGTTGGTAG
- the rplB gene encoding 50S ribosomal protein L2 → MSVRKLKPVTPGQRFRVVNGFDTITTDKPEKSLLASKKRSGGRNNQGRMTTRNIGGGHKQKYRIIDFKKDKHGIPATVKTIEYDPNRTAFIALLSYADGEKRYVIAQNGLKVGQVIVSGKGLAPEVGNALYLSEIPLGTTISCIELHPGQGAVMARSAGSFAQLMARDGKYATVKLPSGETRLILLTCMATIGVVSNSDHQLLVSGKAGRSRWLGRRPRVNAVRMNPVDHPMGGGEGRSSGGHPRSRNGIPAKGFKTRSKTKASNKYIIERRKK, encoded by the coding sequence ATGTCAGTTAGAAAATTAAAACCAGTAACACCAGGTCAGCGTTTTAGAGTTGTAAATGGGTTCGACACCATAACAACTGATAAGCCGGAGAAATCGTTATTAGCTTCGAAAAAACGATCTGGAGGTCGAAACAACCAGGGTAGAATGACAACACGTAACATTGGTGGTGGTCATAAACAAAAATACCGTATTATCGATTTCAAAAAAGATAAGCATGGTATCCCTGCAACAGTGAAAACTATAGAGTACGATCCAAATCGTACTGCATTTATTGCTTTACTTAGTTATGCTGATGGTGAAAAGCGTTATGTAATTGCACAAAACGGTTTAAAAGTAGGTCAGGTAATCGTTTCAGGTAAAGGGTTAGCTCCAGAAGTTGGAAATGCTTTATATTTAAGCGAAATTCCTTTAGGAACTACAATTTCTTGTATTGAGTTACACCCAGGTCAAGGAGCTGTTATGGCTCGTTCTGCTGGATCATTTGCTCAATTAATGGCAAGAGATGGTAAATACGCAACAGTTAAGTTACCTTCAGGTGAAACAAGATTAATCTTGTTAACTTGTATGGCAACTATCGGGGTTGTATCTAATTCAGATCACCAATTACTAGTTTCTGGTAAAGCAGGTAGATCAAGATGGTTAGGTAGAAGACCAAGAGTTAACGCTGTACGTATGAATCCAGTTGATCACCCAATGGGTGGTGGTGAAGGACGTTCTTCAGGAGGACATCCAAGATCAAGAAACGGTATTCCAGCTAAAGGATTTAAGACTCGATCTAAAACTAAGGCTAGTAATAAGTATATTATAGAACGTAGAAAGAAATAA
- the rpsQ gene encoding 30S ribosomal protein S17: MEKRNLRKERIGVVSSSKMEKSIVVNEVKRTKHPMYGKFVLKTKKYVAHDENNDCNEGDTVRIMETRPMSKSKRWRLVEILDRAK; encoded by the coding sequence ATGGAGAAAAGAAATCTTAGAAAAGAGAGAATAGGTGTAGTATCTAGTAGCAAAATGGAGAAATCTATTGTTGTTAATGAGGTAAAAAGAACCAAGCACCCAATGTATGGTAAATTCGTGTTAAAAACGAAAAAGTACGTTGCACATGACGAGAATAACGATTGCAACGAAGGAGATACTGTTAGGATCATGGAAACACGTCCTATGAGTAAATCTAAACGTTGGAGATTAGTAGAAATCCTAGATAGAGCTAAATAA
- the rpsS gene encoding 30S ribosomal protein S19, translating into MARSLKKGPFVHYKLEKKVLANVENESTSVIKTWSRASMITPDFVGQTIAVHNGRQFVPVYVTENMVGHKLGEFSPTRSFRGHAGAKNKGKK; encoded by the coding sequence ATGGCAAGATCATTAAAAAAAGGACCTTTCGTTCACTATAAATTAGAGAAAAAAGTTTTAGCTAACGTTGAAAATGAGAGTACTTCAGTTATTAAAACTTGGTCAAGAGCAAGTATGATTACTCCAGATTTCGTAGGGCAAACAATTGCTGTTCACAATGGACGTCAGTTTGTACCAGTTTACGTTACTGAAAACATGGTAGGTCATAAATTAGGCGAATTTTCACCAACACGTTCTTTTAGAGGGCACGCTGGTGCAAAAAATAAAGGAAAAAAATAG
- the rplV gene encoding 50S ribosomal protein L22: MGSRKHNMATQLKEARKSKAFAKITNCPTSPRKMRLVADLVRGVEVEKALQILKFSSKEAATNLEKLLLSAIANWQAKNEDASIEDAGLFVKTICVDSAGMLKRLRPAPQGRAHRIRKRSNHVTLELGTKIKSN; this comes from the coding sequence ATGGGAAGTCGTAAACATAACATGGCAACACAGTTAAAAGAAGCAAGAAAGTCTAAAGCTTTCGCTAAAATAACTAATTGTCCTACATCACCAAGAAAAATGCGCTTAGTCGCAGATCTAGTAAGAGGAGTAGAGGTTGAAAAAGCTTTACAAATCTTAAAATTTAGTTCAAAAGAAGCAGCTACTAATTTAGAGAAATTGTTATTGTCTGCAATTGCAAACTGGCAAGCTAAAAATGAAGACGCTAGTATCGAAGATGCTGGACTATTTGTTAAAACTATTTGTGTAGATAGTGCAGGTATGTTAAAAAGATTAAGACCAGCTCCACAAGGTCGTGCTCATAGAATTCGTAAGCGTTCTAATCACGTTACTTTAGAGTTAGGTACTAAAATTAAAAGCAATTAA
- the rplN gene encoding 50S ribosomal protein L14 — MLQTESRLRVADNTGAKEVLVIRVLGGTRKRYASVGDKIVVTIKSTTPNGSVKKGQVSRAVVVRTKKEIRRKDGSYIRFDDNACVLLNPTEEMRGTRVFGPVARELRDKQFMKIVSLAPEVL, encoded by the coding sequence ATGTTACAGACAGAATCAAGATTAAGAGTCGCAGATAACACTGGAGCAAAAGAAGTTTTAGTGATTAGAGTATTAGGAGGAACAAGAAAGCGTTACGCTAGTGTTGGTGATAAGATTGTTGTTACAATCAAATCTACAACTCCAAATGGAAGTGTAAAGAAAGGTCAAGTATCTCGTGCTGTTGTTGTTCGTACTAAAAAAGAAATCAGACGTAAGGACGGATCATATATCAGATTTGATGATAATGCTTGTGTACTTTTAAATCCTACTGAGGAAATGAGAGGAACACGTGTATTTGGTCCTGTTGCCCGTGAATTACGTGACAAGCAATTTATGAAGATAGTATCATTAGCACCTGAAGTGCTTTAA
- the rpmC gene encoding 50S ribosomal protein L29: protein MKQSAIKELTTIDLQGRLVTLKKNYTDLKMAHAITPLENPMQIKSLRKTVARIATELTKRELQ from the coding sequence ATGAAACAATCAGCAATTAAAGAATTAACTACTATCGACCTACAAGGAAGATTAGTGACGTTAAAGAAAAATTATACGGATCTTAAGATGGCTCACGCCATAACTCCATTGGAAAACCCAATGCAGATTAAAAGCTTAAGAAAAACTGTAGCAAGAATTGCTACAGAGTTAACTAAAAGAGAATTACAATAA
- the rplE gene encoding 50S ribosomal protein L5 — protein sequence MSYVPRLKEEYKSRVIKALTEEFGYSNVMQVPKLQKIVVNKGVGAAIADKKLIEYAIDELTTITGQKAVSTISKKDVANFKLRKGMPIGAKVTLRGVKMYEFLDRLVTASLPRVRDFNGIKANGFDGRGNYNLGVTEQIIYPEINIDQVKKISGMDITFVTSANTDKEAKSLLTELGLPFKKN from the coding sequence ATGAGTTACGTACCAAGATTAAAAGAGGAGTACAAGAGCAGAGTTATAAAAGCTCTTACTGAAGAATTCGGTTATAGTAATGTAATGCAAGTGCCTAAATTACAAAAGATTGTTGTAAATAAAGGTGTTGGTGCTGCTATAGCAGATAAGAAATTAATAGAATACGCTATTGACGAGTTAACTACAATTACAGGTCAAAAAGCAGTTTCAACAATCTCTAAGAAAGATGTTGCAAACTTCAAATTACGTAAAGGGATGCCAATTGGTGCGAAAGTTACGTTAAGAGGAGTTAAAATGTACGAATTTTTAGACAGATTAGTTACCGCTTCTTTACCACGTGTAAGAGACTTTAACGGAATTAAAGCGAACGGTTTTGATGGTAGAGGTAATTACAACTTAGGAGTTACTGAACAAATCATCTACCCTGAAATTAATATTGATCAAGTAAAAAAGATTAGTGGAATGGATATTACTTTTGTAACATCTGCAAACACTGATAAAGAAGCTAAATCTTTATTAACTGAATTAGGTTTACCATTTAAAAAGAACTAG
- the rplP gene encoding 50S ribosomal protein L16 → MLQPKRVKYRKVQKAKGNMKGNSGRGAQLSNGTFGIKSLDQNLLTSRQIEAARIAATRHMKREGQLWIKIFPDKPITKKPLEVRMGKGKGAPDHFVSVIKPGRILFEIGGVPMDVAKEALRLAAQKLPVKTRFVIARDFDFNA, encoded by the coding sequence ATGTTACAGCCAAAAAGAGTAAAATACCGTAAGGTACAGAAGGCGAAAGGAAATATGAAAGGTAACTCTGGTAGAGGTGCTCAACTTTCTAACGGAACGTTTGGTATCAAATCATTAGATCAGAATTTACTTACCTCTCGCCAAATAGAGGCAGCTCGTATTGCGGCAACTCGTCATATGAAGAGAGAGGGTCAGCTTTGGATTAAAATATTTCCAGACAAGCCTATTACAAAGAAACCTTTAGAGGTTCGTATGGGTAAGGGTAAAGGAGCACCAGATCATTTTGTTTCAGTAATTAAACCAGGTAGAATTTTGTTTGAAATTGGTGGAGTACCAATGGATGTTGCAAAAGAAGCTTTACGTTTAGCTGCTCAGAAACTTCCTGTTAAAACGAGATTTGTTATTGCAAGAGATTTTGATTTTAACGCTTAA
- a CDS encoding DUF3352 domain-containing protein — protein MKKKILGGIIIAFVGFLVYQAYIFTLGNQDNIKPIYLIPDDAVFILDTERPIDTWDEISASDIWKHLQKNSYFKDISKSLNTLDNVIKEQKSILDFVGERDVLISAHVYKTKKYDFLYVVDLEKLSKLNFLKSSIANLAGNDFKITNRIYKNQEITEIYDKTKRETLHIAFIKNQLIASYTHILVEKSINQYQKPVIGRDVNFVEITKETPEDGFFKLFFQYKYLDKYLSCFADKTNTKVIKNIQNSLYYSGFDVSLIEGTIIQADGYTNVKENSESYLTAIQKSGKGKRTIANIAPKNTALYLSFAFDSFNTFHENFESLKKVNPQEFEVYTKQIKEIENKLDININKNVYSWIGNEVALIHFNSSLSKNKKDIAAIFKTSDIKKATKNLNFILSKIKEKTPLQFKQINYKNHTINFLDLNGFFKMIVGNMFKNMEKPYFTIINDYVIFSASPNTLKEIINNNISNYTLASSKEFEEFNYLFDKKSTIFTYINTPYIFNDVVSLGDRKTQVQIKKNKEYIICFNQFGMQLTSEGNIFKSSITTTFNNPKLVLEKITLDKKLKKEEALKLASKKNTENNIFNFKEIHPSDLSASTYKEYYDNGNLQFEVNLKDGLLDGKFRMYYQNGKLKLKGSYKNGKKSGTWRAYDTQENKLLIKKRF, from the coding sequence ATGAAGAAAAAAATTTTAGGAGGTATTATAATCGCTTTTGTAGGTTTTTTAGTATATCAAGCATACATTTTTACGCTTGGTAATCAAGATAATATTAAACCTATTTACTTAATACCCGATGATGCTGTTTTTATTTTAGATACAGAAAGACCTATTGACACTTGGGATGAAATTAGTGCTAGTGATATTTGGAAACATCTACAAAAAAACAGTTATTTTAAAGACATCAGTAAAAGTTTAAACACTTTAGACAACGTTATTAAAGAACAAAAAAGTATTCTTGATTTTGTTGGTGAACGAGATGTATTAATTTCTGCACATGTTTATAAAACTAAAAAATATGATTTTTTATATGTAGTTGATTTAGAAAAACTATCTAAACTTAATTTCTTAAAAAGTAGTATTGCTAATTTAGCAGGTAACGATTTTAAAATTACTAACAGAATATATAAAAATCAAGAAATAACAGAAATTTACGACAAAACAAAAAGAGAAACCTTACATATTGCTTTTATCAAAAATCAATTAATTGCTTCTTATACACATATTTTAGTTGAAAAATCTATCAATCAATATCAAAAACCTGTTATTGGTAGAGATGTTAATTTTGTTGAAATTACCAAAGAAACCCCTGAAGATGGTTTCTTTAAATTATTTTTTCAATATAAATATTTAGATAAGTACCTTTCTTGTTTTGCTGATAAAACCAATACAAAAGTTATTAAAAACATTCAAAATTCGCTGTATTATTCAGGTTTTGATGTTTCTTTAATTGAAGGAACTATTATTCAAGCAGATGGATATACGAACGTAAAAGAAAATTCTGAAAGCTATTTAACAGCCATTCAAAAATCAGGAAAAGGAAAAAGAACTATTGCTAATATAGCACCAAAAAATACAGCTCTTTATCTTAGTTTCGCTTTTGATAGTTTTAATACTTTTCATGAAAATTTTGAAAGCCTAAAAAAAGTAAATCCTCAAGAATTTGAAGTTTATACCAAACAAATTAAAGAAATTGAAAACAAATTAGATATAAACATCAACAAAAATGTGTATAGTTGGATAGGAAATGAAGTTGCTTTAATTCATTTTAACTCTTCATTATCTAAAAATAAAAAAGATATTGCAGCTATTTTTAAAACTTCTGATATTAAAAAAGCTACTAAAAATTTAAATTTTATCTTATCTAAAATAAAAGAAAAAACACCTTTGCAATTTAAACAAATTAACTACAAAAATCATACAATTAATTTTTTAGACTTAAACGGATTCTTTAAAATGATAGTTGGTAATATGTTTAAAAATATGGAAAAACCTTATTTTACTATTATTAATGATTATGTAATATTTAGTGCTAGTCCTAATACTTTAAAAGAAATTATTAATAACAATATTAGTAATTACACCTTAGCTTCATCAAAAGAATTTGAAGAATTTAATTATCTATTCGATAAAAAATCTACTATTTTCACTTACATAAATACACCTTATATTTTTAATGATGTAGTAAGTTTAGGTGATAGAAAAACACAAGTGCAAATCAAAAAAAATAAAGAATATATTATTTGTTTTAATCAATTTGGTATGCAATTAACTTCTGAAGGAAATATTTTTAAAAGTTCTATTACCACTACTTTTAATAATCCGAAATTAGTTTTAGAAAAAATCACTTTAGATAAAAAATTAAAAAAAGAAGAAGCGTTAAAATTAGCATCTAAAAAAAATACAGAAAATAATATATTTAATTTTAAAGAAATACATCCGTCAGATTTAAGTGCCTCAACCTACAAAGAATATTATGACAACGGTAATTTACAGTTTGAAGTAAATTTAAAAGATGGTTTATTAGATGGAAAATTTCGAATGTACTATCAAAACGGGAAATTAAAACTAAAAGGAAGCTACAAAAACGGCAAGAAATCAGGTACTTGGCGTGCTTATGATACTCAAGAAAATAAGCTACTTATCAAAAAAAGATTTTAA
- a CDS encoding YebC/PmpR family DNA-binding transcriptional regulator, whose product MGRAFELRKGRKMKRWSAMAKTFTRIGKDIVMAIKDGGPNPEANSRLRAVMQNAKAANMPKDNVERAIKKAVDKDTSDYKEALFEGYAPHGIAVVVETATDNNNRTVANVRSVFNKCNGNLGTSGSVLFMFDRVCNFTVKKEDITVDLEELELELIDFEVEEVFNDDEGIIIYAPFEQFGAIQSYFEDNNVEILSSGFERIPASTMKLSEEQQADVEKLLEKLEDDDDVQNVYHSMVM is encoded by the coding sequence ATGGGAAGAGCATTCGAACTTAGAAAAGGACGTAAGATGAAGCGTTGGTCTGCAATGGCTAAAACATTTACCAGAATTGGTAAAGATATTGTAATGGCAATTAAAGATGGTGGGCCAAACCCCGAAGCAAACTCACGTTTAAGGGCGGTAATGCAAAATGCAAAGGCAGCAAACATGCCTAAAGACAATGTAGAGCGCGCCATTAAAAAAGCGGTAGATAAAGATACAAGCGACTATAAAGAAGCGTTATTTGAAGGCTATGCTCCACACGGAATTGCCGTTGTGGTAGAAACAGCAACCGACAATAATAATAGAACTGTTGCTAATGTACGTTCTGTATTTAATAAATGTAACGGAAACTTAGGAACTTCAGGTTCTGTTCTTTTTATGTTTGACCGTGTTTGTAATTTTACAGTAAAAAAAGAAGATATTACTGTTGATTTAGAAGAGTTAGAGTTAGAACTTATTGACTTTGAAGTTGAAGAAGTTTTTAATGATGACGAAGGAATTATTATTTATGCACCATTTGAACAATTTGGGGCTATTCAATCTTATTTTGAAGATAATAATGTAGAAATTTTATCATCAGGTTTTGAAAGAATTCCTGCTTCTACCATGAAGCTTTCTGAAGAACAGCAAGCAGATGTAGAGAAGTTATTAGAAAAATTAGAAGATGATGATGATGTTCAAAATGTTTATCATAGCATGGTAATGTAA
- the rplW gene encoding 50S ribosomal protein L23 translates to MSILIKPIITEKATKDSELNNRYAFVVNSRANKLEIRSAVEATYGVAIKSVKTMNYPIKRNTKHTKKGLVTGITSGYKKAIVQLSEGHAIDFYNNL, encoded by the coding sequence ATGAGTATTTTAATAAAACCTATTATTACGGAAAAAGCAACAAAAGATAGCGAGCTTAATAATCGTTATGCATTTGTTGTAAACAGTAGGGCTAATAAATTGGAAATCAGAAGTGCTGTTGAAGCAACTTATGGTGTAGCAATTAAGTCTGTTAAAACTATGAATTATCCTATTAAAAGAAATACTAAACATACCAAAAAAGGTTTAGTAACAGGGATAACAAGTGGATACAAAAAAGCAATCGTTCAGTTATCTGAAGGACATGCTATTGATTTTTATAACAATCTTTAA
- the rplX gene encoding 50S ribosomal protein L24, which translates to MKKFKIKSGDTVRVLAGDHKGSEGKVLQILRDKDRVLVEGVNMVSKHTKPSAANPQGGIVKKEASLHISNLALIENGEAVKVGYKVEEGKKIRFSKKSDKAI; encoded by the coding sequence ATGAAGAAGTTCAAAATAAAATCAGGTGATACTGTTAGAGTATTAGCAGGAGATCACAAAGGATCGGAAGGTAAAGTTTTACAAATCCTTAGAGATAAAGATAGAGTGTTAGTAGAAGGTGTGAACATGGTATCGAAACATACTAAACCATCAGCAGCTAATCCTCAAGGAGGAATTGTAAAAAAGGAAGCTTCTTTACACATATCTAACTTAGCATTAATCGAAAACGGTGAAGCTGTAAAAGTTGGTTATAAAGTAGAAGAAGGTAAGAAAATTAGATTTTCAAAAAAATCAGATAAAGCAATATAA
- a CDS encoding AbiH family protein: MKLPGYDFDIVIIIGNGFDLSIGLKTSYSDFIKSIEFQELLKNENLLAKHLNGIHTLQNWIDIENELKIYSKKFASNNENFFLDYKKLTHALGQYLNGISMPNFNLEMLAVKLIKAVERIPTLIIDFNYTDTVSRISNFLNFDIYNKDSLIHHTKIHGALSSNDIIFGIEDRTDISPKHVFLKKSVNKNFNPIDFNKEILKVKTLLFLDIH, encoded by the coding sequence ATGAAATTACCTGGATATGATTTTGATATTGTAATTATAATTGGAAATGGTTTTGATTTAAGTATTGGATTAAAAACAAGTTATTCTGATTTTATAAAAAGTATAGAGTTTCAAGAACTTTTAAAAAATGAAAACTTATTAGCAAAACATTTAAATGGTATTCATACTCTACAGAATTGGATTGATATTGAGAATGAACTAAAAATATACTCTAAAAAATTTGCAAGTAATAATGAGAATTTCTTCCTTGATTATAAAAAGTTGACACATGCATTAGGACAATATCTTAATGGCATTTCAATGCCTAATTTTAATTTAGAAATGCTTGCCGTTAAATTAATTAAAGCTGTAGAAAGAATTCCTACATTGATTATTGACTTTAATTACACCGATACCGTTTCGAGAATATCCAATTTTCTTAATTTTGACATATATAATAAAGATTCACTCATTCATCATACGAAAATTCACGGGGCTTTAAGTTCTAATGACATAATATTCGGTATCGAAGATAGAACTGATATTTCGCCTAAACACGTTTTTCTTAAAAAATCAGTTAATAAAAATTTCAACCCTATAGATTTTAATAAAGAAATATTAAAAGTAAAAACTTTGTTGTTTTTGGACATTCATTAG